GATGGAAGTCTGTCTTTGACCTGTGACACTTCGCTTTTGTCGTCGTGTATGAGCACTGATCGCTCCATTAACGGCTGCGTTGCTCTTATTGCTGGCACGGGTGCTGTTGCTACAGCGTTCAGACGGGGACCTAATGATGCCATTTCCCAAGTCGGAAGAGCTGGTGGATGGGGTCATCTCTTTGGAGACGCCGGGAGTGCATTTTACATCGGCCGGCGAGCAATAAAAACTGTTCTAGCGAGCCTGGAGGAGAGCCAAGGTGAGCTCTCCTCTTCCCAGCCACTCAGTCCCTTGCAGACCGCCGTCTTGCAACACCTGAACTGCGATGGAACAGATCTTCTTTCCACCATATTGTGCACCAACGCCGGCAAGCAGACATCAAGGCTACTAATCGGAAGCCTTGCTCGCGTGGTAACAGTGCTGGGTCTAAGGCCTGTTGATCCCGATCAAGATGCACTCAATATTCTTCAAGACGCTGTTGAATGTCTAGTGGACTTGCTGAAACGACTGATCAAGGCTCGCGTTTCCGACCCAAGCAGAAGCATCCTTGCGCTATCCGGAGCGTTGATGAAGGTGGAGCCATTCAAAGACTTGGTTCTCGACAAACTTAAATCTCAAGGAATCGCTTTCAATGCCACAGTGCTCGTTGAGGACCCTTCCAGATACGCCGTCGATTTTCTTGCAAGGTCAAGCCATATCAAGGAGTCTGTGAGGGACTGGGCTGTCGATTCAGAGGCTATTGATGTCACCAGTCAGCCGTTACTAAGTCCATGTGCACCGCTGGAACAAAGAACGGGGAGCACAATATCCGTCTAGCAAAGCAGATGCTCATCTCACTAGTTACCGGCCCGTTGGAAAGACGAGGTCGTGAATCCAAAGTGGAGCAAACGAGGGCGCAGAACAGAAGGGTCTTCGAAATAGCGATAGTGTAACAataaaggaaaaagaaagtCAGAATTACTTTCGAAAAAATGCCACATTcagttttatttatacttgTTAGAGTACGCTCATCAGCAAACACATGTCTGATCCAGGCAAGGGTTTGTGATCGAAGTGGAAAATAACGccaagggttagggttgcTTGAAACACCCAATAAATTGATTGCAGCTAGTCACATGATGTCGCGTCACTAGCCTGCGCGCTAAACACGTCAAAGACCACAGAATCACGTCGCAGATCTATTATCTGTACATCAAAGGCAACAACGGCAATTACTAAACAAGCCGAGATAGAAATGCGGCTAGAGAAATGCCTTCCTAAATATCGGTTAATTTTTCACTTTCGCATACCACTGGGACAGAGTCTCTCCAACATCCGTCCCCTGTGCAATCTTGTAGCAAGCAGATTGGTGCCATGAAGTCATTTCTCACACGGCCGAAGCGAAAGCTAAGCCCAGAGCCGAAACCCGTCACAGATGACGATGAACCGACAGAGGTCAAGCTtgtcctcctctcctccgTACATCCCGAGGTAGACCAAGAGACCTTGCTCGATCTTCTCCTCGCTCATGATGGTTCAGTCAGCCAAGCGTCTCAAGCTCTCAAATCCAACAAATACCAGCAAGGTGCTCGAAAGAGTGGCATAATAGGCCATCAACAATCATTGAGGCAATACACCATGGGGGATTCCACATCAccgacgaagaagaagcctaAATCGAAAAAGGGCAGCACGTTGCATTTATACGACCCTGAAGACGTCGCGGAGCATACGCCGTGCACCATAATCCACAACTTTCTGCCCCCCGAGGATGCGAATTCTCTCCTCAAAGAACTCTTGAAAGAAGCCGATTCTTTTGAGAAAATTACATTTAAATTATTCGATAATGTTGTCTCAAGTCCACATACGTCAGGTTTCTTCGTAGAGAGCTACGAAGAGATGATGGCGCAGAGGTCGGAGTATTACTACAATGGGTCCCAACTGACGGTAAGCGACAGGAAACAATATATGATAATACAAACAAACGAAACCATATGTAGCACCACTCTAACACGGTTTGCAGGACGTCCGCCGCATTACACCAGAGCTCACCAAAGTGAAACCCATCGTACAAGCCGCCGTGAATCAAGAAATCCAGCACCGGATCAAAACCCGGTATCCCGACGGCAAGAAACTCCAACACCAGTCTCCCAATCCATGGATCCCTAACTCTGCCTTTGTAAATTGCTACAACGGGGCACAACAAAGTGTCGGCTGGCACAGCGATCAGCTCACCTATCTTGGCCCACGGGCCGTCATTGGATCCATTTCGCTCGGGGTTGCACGCGAGTTTCGTGTTCGGAGAGTGCTGCCGAAGGACGGTGATACAAAATCAACTGACGAGTCTGACGCAGGGGGCCAGATATCCATACACCTTCCACATAACTCGCTTCTGGTGATGCATGCCGAGATGCAAGAGGAGTGGAAACACTGTGTGACGCCGGCGCTATCTATCGACCCGCATCCGACTGCAGGGAATAAACGGATCAACATCACATATAGGGATTATCGACAGAGGATGCATCCCAAGTATACGCCGAGGTGTGTATGCAAGGTGCCCTGTGTGCTGAGGGTagtgcagaagaagaaggagaattTTGGAAAATACTTTTGGATGTGTCATGCGGGAAATGTCCCTGGGAAAGAAGGATGTTCGTTTTTCCAGTGGGCGGagtttgatgatgatgggaaTCCGGTTGTAAGTGGGAATGCGGTGAAGTATTCTGAACGATAAAGTGGTGGGTCACGTCGACTATACGAAGgacgtcttttttttcctcctgATGCATTATGAGAATCTGGAATTAGCCAACTATGTATTTATGAACAATGATTATGTCCAATGATTATGTCAAATGCACTCTGCTTTGGTCTGTCTGTTTGTGCTTGCTAAAATAGGGAGAATGAGacaaggatgatgatgatgccttCCCAAGTGAAAGTTTCAAGCCAAGGCGAGATCACTTACATCGCTACTTGTGGTATGTAGACGATACGAGCAACCTCTTCTTATTAGGCAGCCGAgcaaaaaaaattatacGATTGATCCCAAACCATTGCCCGCTCGCAACAAAGATGAGTAAAGTGGGTCTCCCTTTGCACTTCACTCTCTCCTCAACCTTCGCTGTCTCATGACAATTTTAACAGTGTACTCTTGAACaatcttcttcctcatcactTTTCGCCGCCCGGTCCCCTTTCAGAAACTCGAGCCTTCCCATGGCCTAGGCCGGAATACTGGAGATGCCAAGTACCGCCATGTCAGAAAAGCTGACCTTCCCCGCGCCCGCAGCGGCAGCCCTCGAGTGTCATCTCCCACGACCAGATACACAAACGTCCAACCGGCCCTTCGTAACGCTAACATTCGCAACGTCTCTCGATTCATCACTCTCTCTCGCGCCAGGCGTTCGCACACACCTCTCCGGGCCGGGTTCCAAGGCCATGACGCACTACCTCAGGTCCCGACACGCCgccatcctcgtcggcgtctcAACCGTGCTCGCCGACAATCCACGTCTAAGCTGCCGCATTGAAGGCTCGGCATCCCAGCCGCGCCCGATAATCATTGACCCCCATATGAGGTGGACACCGCGCTCATCGGATCAAGTATTTCAGATCTGCCGTTCCGGCGCTGGCCTTGCACCATTCATTCTCACTGGGCTACTCGAGGCCCAGATACCAAGGGAGTCTGTCGAGCTCTTACAGCAGCACGGAGGGAAATACATTCGCATCGCACCAGCTACATCCAGCAAGGATAGAGTACGCTTTGAGTGGAACGACGTCTTCCAAACTCTCTTGTCTGAAGGTCTCACGAGCGTAATGGTCGAGGGCGGAGGGCAGATCATCAACTCGTTGCTGAGTCCAACAAATCACAATCTGATCGATTCGGTCATTGTGACTATTGCGCCAACCTGGCTTGGAAAAGgaggcgtcgtcgtctcaCCAGACAGAGTCTGCGATGCCGAGGGAACACCGCAAGCTGCGGCTAGACTGTCTAACGTATCATGGCACCCGTTTGGAGAAGATGTAGTCCTTTGCGGGACACTAGCTCCTCAATGATTGTCTGCGCCTAGCCATCTGATGGGGAAAGCCATTGATCCCTAGATGGTCGTATCCGGTGACGACACGTCGAACAGTATACATCTAGCAGAAGGTCTTTGTAGATGGCCGTGTCGAACACAACAAAACTACGAAACTACAAAACTACCAATCGCAACACCCGACATATTCCGCAGTAGTGAAACATCCCAATGTGTAGCGGTCGTCGGCGAGCGCCGCCTCGGGGAAGGCTTAGTTCCAACTTCCGTGTTGCTGGCACGGGGCGACAAGCGACCGCACACCAGGTGGCCGGGCTCGGAGTGAAAATGGGGTTTGAAAGGATGCAAGTAATGAATATGAATGTTCACTCATGCATCAATTGTGAATATGCTGTGATTGAAGGTTTCGCGGGAAGCGGGGGCCaaactacttaagtagacGCGCGGAAGTGTTCCAGAAGGAAGCTAGCGAGATAGATGCTGGATGCACAACTTGCTTGAGTGGAGGCGCGGGCCGAGGTGGTTATCTAGAGGGCGAGCTCCAGTATCAACGGAACAGACATGCAGACTTGGGCCATTCGTCTTAATAAGCCATCTGCTGACTTGCAACACGATTTGATCTGAAGCGTTGTATGGTGAATTCGGTTGGGTCATGCCATTCGCCAAATTGGGTAGGGCTGGGTTGGCTCTCCACGAAACCAAAAAGAcgcaagacgcaagacgcAAGAGCCTTGAACATATCCGATGAGACAGTGTGAGTTTGCAGCGCACCATGCCTCACAATCGCGAAGAACCTGGATATAGTCGTacaaaaacaagaaaagaggGAGAAAGCAccgaagaagaaaaacatGTAGGCACAGACAAAGGTTCCTATAGCTGCTACTACATAGGTCgaggtacccaggtactctACCGACCCAACAGGCAAGCCAACCGCCGCTGCCCCACCGTGGCGGCTCCAACCGACCCATGGCCAGCAAGCGATGCTGGAAAACCTACTTAATCAGGCTACTTAACCGCCGACATCTGAACCCgaacccaccagaccagtttCCGCAGAAGCAACGACGACGTCAATCGCAAACCGTAGAAAACTCACCAGTGTTCCCACGTCGGACGGGGGTTCACCAGCCCCTTCTAAAGCCATCCATCACCCCTTTCAATAGTCCTCAccctccctccctcttcGCATGTAAATCTCAACAAGCACGAAAGAGCAGCACCGCCCTCGCCCGCCATGGCACCCCCCCACCGGCCGCGCATCACCATCCTAGGCTCCCTCAACATCGACCTCGTCAGCTACGTGCCCCATCACCCTCTGCCAGGCGAGACCCTGACGTCGACGCACTTCGACACCTCgcccggcggcaagggcgccAACCAAGCCGTGGCGTGCGCCAAGCTCTCCCGCGCGAGCGACCtgtcctcgccgtcggcggacgtggccatgctgggcgccgtcggcgccgaccaGTACGGCACCACGCTGCTCGACAGCCTCGCCGAGTACGGCGTCGACACGTCGGGCGTCGCGGTCCGCAAGGCCGCCAAGACgggcatcgccatcatcgtcgtcgacgagcccTCGGGCCAGAACCGCATCATCCTGTCGCCCGAGTCGAACCACACCCTCCTGCCGCGCCATTTCGAGGAGCTGCCCGCCCCGAAGCCAGACCTGCTCATCATGCAGCTCGAGGTGCCCTTCGATACCGTCATGCAGGCTTTGAGggccgccaaggccgagggGATCCCCGTCTTGTTGAACCCTGCCCCGGCCCAAACTCTCCCCGCCAGTGCCTACGACGGGTTGGCGCACTTGATTGTGAACGAGACCGAGGCTTCTATTCTCTCCGGACGGCCCGAGTCGGAGCTGGAGGACGAGGCTGGGCTTGACGGCGTTGCCAACATTTTCCTCGAGCGTAGGGTAAGTAATGTGGTGATTACACTGGGCGGACGCGGTGTGTACTATGCCACTCAGAGTGGCAACAAGGGGCTGGTGCCTGCGCTCAAGGCGAATGTCGTCGATACCACAGCTGCTGGCGATACATTCGTTGGGTCGTATGCGCTATCTATAGTAAATGCTGGTGAGGGCGAGCTCGACATCGACGCTGCTGTCAAGGCGGCGAACAGAGCATCAGCCATTACAGTATCAAGAAAAGGTGCTCAAATATCTATTCCCTGGAAAGACGAGCTGCAATAGACCCGTTTCCTGGGGAGGGGATgaattgaaaaaaaaaagcggtCCAAATGTCTCAGTCTTGACTTCTAGGCTTGCCTCTAAATCTACTGGTGCAAATGATGTCTAAAACCACGATCCCCAATCCCAGAATTTAGAGTCCTTGTGCTTTAGCCCCATATCTGACCCTTGGCTTATGGCTGGGTGCATTCGAACCACATTATTTTCCGAAGTTGTAGTCGGCGCCAATGCTCGTATTGCCCTTTCCCCGAAATAGTACATATCGCGAACTGGACTTCTCGAGCTCCGTCCTGCTTCCTGTAGTTTATCCACGGACTGTGGCCGTCGACTTTTCGAGAGGCAATTTGCACGTGGCCAGTTCATAGAAGTACCATCGAGAAGGTAGCGTTGGAGACCAGGCGATCTGTAAAGAGAATCCATGTCAAAGTCGAATGTCATGCAAGCAGATTCTGTAACATTGGGGGTTGTAACTGAGGCAACATCGCGCCCAACGTCCTTCACTCGTGTGACCTGAGAATCCGTGATGCGCCTCTGCGTACTGATTGCTTTTTTGTCTCCCCAATGTTGCACCATCAGAGGAAACAGGCTATTCTGCGGTGCCTTGCTTCGGGGGGACCAAAGAGAGCCTCCAGATTTCTGTGTAATAGCTATCGTGGCTGTCGTTTCCATTCGACTTTGGAGGTGGCAAAGGCCACTTTGCGGCAATTTTGCATTTGTGATTTCTGGGAAAGCCGAATGATGGTATGATACTCGAATGTTCATAAGTTGCGTTTGAACATTCCCCAATTGACGT
The DNA window shown above is from Metarhizium brunneum chromosome 1, complete sequence and carries:
- the ALKBH2_0 gene encoding DNA oxidative demethylase ALKBH2, with translation MKSFLTRPKRKLSPEPKPVTDDDEPTEVKLVLLSSVHPEVDQETLLDLLLAHDGSVSQASQALKSNKYQQGARKSGIIGHQQSLRQYTMGDSTSPTKKKPKSKKGSTLHLYDPEDVAEHTPCTIIHNFLPPEDANSLLKELLKEADSFEKITFKLFDNVVSSPHTSGFFVESYEEMMAQRSEYYYNGSQLTDVRRITPELTKVKPIVQAAVNQEIQHRIKTRYPDGKKLQHQSPNPWIPNSAFVNCYNGAQQSVGWHSDQLTYLGPRAVIGSISLGVAREFRVRRVLPKDGDTKSTDESDAGGQISIHLPHNSLLVMHAEMQEEWKHCVTPALSIDPHPTAGNKRINITYRDYRQRMHPKYTPRCVCKVPCVLRVVQKKKENFGKYFWMCHAGNVPGKEGCSFFQWAEFDDDGNPVVSGNAVKYSER
- the RIB7_0 gene encoding 2,5-diamino-6-ribosylamino-4(3H)-pyrimidinone 5'-phosphate reductase, which translates into the protein MSEKLTFPAPAAAALECHLPRPDTQTSNRPFVTLTFATSLDSSLSLAPGVRTHLSGPGSKAMTHYLRSRHAAILVGVSTVLADNPRLSCRIEGSASQPRPIIIDPHMRWTPRSSDQVFQICRSGAGLAPFILTGLLEAQIPRESVELLQQHGGKYIRIAPATSSKDRVRFEWNDVFQTLLSEGLTSVMVEGGGQIINSLLSPTNHNLIDSVIVTIAPTWLGKGGVVVSPDRVCDAEGTPQAAARLSNVSWHPFGEDVVLCGTLAPQ
- the rbsK gene encoding Ribokinase, producing the protein MAPPHRPRITILGSLNIDLVSYVPHHPLPGETLTSTHFDTSPGGKGANQAVACAKLSRASDLSSPSADVAMLGAVGADQYGTTLLDSLAEYGVDTSGVAVRKAAKTGIAIIVVDEPSGQNRIILSPESNHTLLPRHFEELPAPKPDLLIMQLEVPFDTVMQALRAAKAEGIPVLLNPAPAQTLPASAYDGLAHLIVNETEASILSGRPESELEDEAGLDGVANIFLERRVSNVVITLGGRGVYYATQSGNKGLVPALKANVVDTTAAGDTFVGSYALSIVNAGEGELDIDAAVKAANRASAITVSRKGAQISIPWKDELQ